From the genome of Magnolia sinica isolate HGM2019 chromosome 12, MsV1, whole genome shotgun sequence:
CTCATCAGACAGGCCATGATGGAAGAAACTAAAGCAAGGCTTACAAAAGTATGTGAAAACAATTTTTTGACCATCTCCCGAGCAGCGAACAAGCTCGATTTTTTGTCAAGagcatggtgggatccatccgaTCGACGGCTCGGATCTTCCTTGTACACAAGTGCTCATTCAAAGATTTCATTTGATAATGTATTGCatacataaaataaataaaataacaaaaaattgcTAAGTATCCCATGAAAACATTTAAAGTGGCTAGATACAGCAACACAAAGAAAACTTCCCACAAAATTCATGTTTGATGATACAGTATCATTACAAGCAAGAACAATCAAAAGATTGGAAATCCAAGCCGTCGAATCTCCAATCTACGCACCCCATTTCTTCATTTACATGAATTCAGACACATCCAAGAGCTCAGGGATGTCGAACTTCAACATGTTGCTACAATAGCTATCCCTTTCATCTTCTGTCCCGCTGTTGATGTAAGTCGACGATGAATTCAAGGGAGTTGGGCTTGTACTGTTGTTGACATTAGTCGATGTGGAATTCAATGGAGTTGGGCTCGATGCGGGTGTCGATAAAACAGattcaaaattgaaattttgagtaGTGTTTGGCTGACAATTCGAGTTTTCGAACAGTGCGTCGATGATAGATTGGTGTGAATTGTAAGAACTGTAATTCGGCGTTGGCATGAAATTCTGTTCAAGATTTGAAGCCGCTCCATTGTCTTGTAATAGATTCGGCTGCGTATTTTCAAAGTTCAAGTAAGTGGGATTTGATGTGAATTGCTCCACATTGTTTTGAATGACTTGGGTTCCATTTAAAAACTGGGTGTTTGAAGTGGTGCAAGTTGGAATTTCTTGAATTGGGTTTTGAAGTTGGCTGTTTTGAAAAGATGAGAATTGGTTTTGGACTTGAATTTGGGGATTGGAGAACTGATTTTCTTGAAGATTTTGTGTGAGGAGATTTGGGTTTTCGCATTGCACCGAAAGGAGATTAGTAGCCAGCCTTAGGAGCTCCGAATTCACAAACGGCTCAATTCCAAGCAATCTAGAGACATGGAGCTGAGCCGGGTTGTAGAGCGATGATCCGAGGATCGAAGAGAGATCAAGAAGATCTAGTCGTGGGCTATGAGTGACCGGATCGATTCCCATCCGCAGAAGCCTCTTCCTGATATGTGTATTCCAATAATTCTTAATTTCATTATCAGTTCGTCCTGGTAAGCGGGCCGCGATCGCAGACCACCTGAAATAGCAAAACATCAAAATTTTACTAAAATTCAATCAAACCAAACaaatcaaaaccattaaaatccaaTGACAATAATCTTACTTGTTCCCAAAAACATCAAAATTTTACTAAAATTCAGTCAAACCAAACaaatcaaaaccattaaaatcaaaagaaaataatcTTACTTGTTCCCCAAAATACTATGTAATTGGATAATCGTC
Proteins encoded in this window:
- the LOC131221866 gene encoding transcription factor MYB41-like — protein: MGRAPCCDKNGLKKGPWTPEEDQKLLDYIQKHGCGNWRTLPKNAGLSRCGKSCRLRWTNYLRPDIKRGRFSFEEEETIIQLHSILGNKWSAIAARLPGRTDNEIKNYWNTHIRKRLLRMGIDPVTHSPRLDLLDLSSILGSSLYNPAQLHVSRLLGIEPFVNSELLRLATNLLSVQCENPNLLTQNLQENQFSNPQIQVQNQFSSFQNSQLQNPIQEIPTCTTSNTQFLNGTQVIQNNVEQFTSNPTYLNFENTQPNLLQDNGAASNLEQNFMPTPNYSSYNSHQSIIDALFENSNCQPNTTQNFNFESVLSTPASSPTPLNSTSTNVNNSTSPTPLNSSSTYINSGTEDERDSYCSNMLKFDIPELLDVSEFM